TCGGGGCTCGATGCGCTCATGATCGCCCCGGCCGATCCATGTCAAAGCATCCCCGGGGCGCGGACAGAGAGTGCGTGGTCCGGCCTCGGGACGCTGACCTGCCGGGCGATTGCAATGGTAGACAATCAGGCTAGTTTACGCCCCGCGGTGTCCCGCCACCTGGCCCGCGATCGGACGGCTGTCCGCCTTGCCGGCCATAGCCATGGTCAAGCGCGGGACGGCGGCGAAAGGAGCAGGGATGAAGATACTTCTGGTCGGGGCAGGGCTCTCTGGCGCGGTCATCGGGCGGGAACTGGCCCGGGCGGGCCACCAGTGCCATGTCGTCGACAGCCGCGCCCATATCGGCGGCAATTGCTACACGGAACGCGATGCCGACAGCGGCGTGATGATCCATGTCTATGGCCCGCACATCTTCCATACCGACGATCAGCAGGTCTGGGACTATGTGAACGGCTTCACCGAATTCGTGCCCTTCCAGAACCGGGTCAAGACCACGGCGCAGGGGGCGGTCCATTCCCTGCCGATCAACCTGCTGACCATCAACCAGTTCTTCGGCAAGACCTTCCGCCCGGACGAGGCACGAGAGTTCCTGCTGGAAAAGGCCGATACCACCATCAAAAACCCCCGCAACTTCGAGGAACAGGCGCTGCGCTTCGTCGGACCCGAACTCTACGAGGCGTTCTTCAAGGGCTATACCGAAAAGCAATGGGGCTGTTCGCCCCGCGACCTGCCGGCCAGCATCCTCAAGCGGCTGCCGGTGCGCTTCAACTATGACGACAACTATTTCTTCCACCGCTTCCAGGGCATGCCGCGCCACGGCTATACCGCGCTGGTCGAGGCGATCCTGGACCGGCCCGGCGTCTCGGTCTCGCTGCGCACCCCCTATCGGCCGGAGATGGCCGCCGATTACGACCATGTCTTCTGGTCCGGCCCGCTGGACGGGTTCTTCGGCTACAGCCTCGGCCGGCTCGGCTATCGCACGCTGGATTTCCAGCGTTTCGAGCATGACGGCGATTACCAGGGCTGCGCCGTGATGAACTACGGCGACCGCGAGGTGCCCTATACCCGCATCACCGAGCACAAGCATTTCGCGCCCTGGGAAGAGCACCGCAAAAGCGTCTGCTATCGCGAGTTCAGCCGCGCGGCCGGCCCGGACGACATCCCCTATTACCCGATCCGGCTGGTGGACGAGATGACGCTGCTGGAAAACTATGTCCGGCTGGCCGAGGCAACGCCGGGCGTGACCTTCGTCGGCCGGCTGGGCACCTATCGCTATCTCGACATGGACATCACCATCCGCGAGGCGCTGGACACGGCCGCCGATTTCCTGGGGCGCCTCGCCGCCGGCCGGGAGCCGGCCCGCTTTTCCCGCCCGCCGATCTGACACCGGCGCCGCACAGCACCCTTCGCGATGAAACGGACGATCTTTTCCAGCCCGACCTGCCAGGCTTTCGTCGTCCACCGTGCCGCCGGAACCGTGGTGGCGAGCTTTGCCCAGCGCACGGAGCCGGCCCCCGCCGATTTCGCGGGCGAGACCATGCTGGCCGGCACCGAGCACGCCTATTGCTGCATCCGCGCGCTGGCGAACGACTGGTAGGTCGCGCCGGAGCTCGACGCCTGCCTGATGGCGGTGGCGGGCGCGTTGCGCGCCTGTCGGCGGGTCGTTCTCTACGGCTTTTCCATGGGCAGCTATGGCGCGTTGATTTCGGCCCGGGTGCTTGGTGCGGATCGCTTGGTGCTGATGGCGCCCGTCGCCGATATCCCCCCGGACAGGGATCGGCGCTGGATCGGCGTCTACGACCAGAGGACCGGACCGCGGTCATGTCGCGGACCTGAACGGCGCTGGCCGGTGCAAGAGATCCTGACCGCCCCGCTCCGGGCATATGGTGCTGCGTTCCTGAACAACGGCGGCATCCTGGGCAGCATCGCCCAGGCGCTGTTCGATCCCGTCGTCGACATCGCCTGATTGCAGGCCCGGGTGACCGCCTCGAGAAAGCACAACAGCTATTACATCAGCGAACTGGCCCGCACGCTGTCCCGGCACCGGCTGCTGAAAAAGCCCTGCTGCAATATGCCCTGCGCCGGTTTCCCGAGGACGCGACGGCCCGGCTGGACTATGCCGGCGCGCTGGCCGATGAGGGCCAGCACGCGGAAGCGGCCGAGCTGATCCGCGCGGCGGTCGCCCGAAACCCCGGCGCGGCCGTCCGCGTGCCGGGGATCCGGGCGCTGGCGCAATATGCCGAAACCGGCGGCAGCCCCGACGCCGTGGCCGACCTGAGCGCGCGCCATGCGACGGCCGCGCCCGCGCGAGGCGCAGCTGCGCTATACCCGCTTCCTGCGCCACAGCCGGCGCCCTGACCAGGCATTCCGCGCGCATGACGCCTTCATGCAGGGCTGGCCGTTCTCGGCCCAGGGCTTCTTCGAGCGCGGGCTGATCTTCGAGGCGCGACCTGCCCTATATGGCCGAGACGAGTTATCGCCGCGCTCTGGCTGAAGACAAGGGTTTCCACCGGGCAAAGCGGCGGCTGCACCTGATCGACGCACGCGGCTAGGGGTGAGGCCGCCCTTCGGTCGCTCGCGATCGGGCCCTTGGCCTGCGGCCGGCTCGGTCGCAGCGGTTTTCTTCTCTCGCGAGCCGGAAATGCGGGAATGCATTTCCATGAAACGGCCCCGGCTTTGGAATGGAGGCAGGCCGGCTGCGGGGTTACATCCGGTGCAATCGTTAACGCCGGATCGCGCAATGCTCTGCCGGGCGCCAGGTTTCGCCGGAAAGAAGCGCGCAGACGGGCCGACAAGGAGGCTGTCATGTCATTTTGCCGTTCCGCTTGCAGCTTCCCGACCCATCGATCTGTCGATCATCGTTCCGGTCTACAACGCCCGGGACCATCTTCGGCCGCTTGTCGAAACCTGCCTGGGCCTCGACAGGCTTCATTGCGAGATGCTGCTGGCCGATGACGGCTCGTCGGACGGCAGCGCCGAAGAGATCGAGCGGCTCACCGCCGCCATTCCGCAAGTGACGGCCCTGCACAAACCCGCCAACCTGGGCGCGGGTCATGCGCGCAACCTGGCCTGGCCACATGCGCGCGGCCGCTACACGCT
This window of the Paracoccus sp. N5 genome carries:
- the glf gene encoding UDP-galactopyranose mutase, whose protein sequence is MKILLVGAGLSGAVIGRELARAGHQCHVVDSRAHIGGNCYTERDADSGVMIHVYGPHIFHTDDQQVWDYVNGFTEFVPFQNRVKTTAQGAVHSLPINLLTINQFFGKTFRPDEAREFLLEKADTTIKNPRNFEEQALRFVGPELYEAFFKGYTEKQWGCSPRDLPASILKRLPVRFNYDDNYFFHRFQGMPRHGYTALVEAILDRPGVSVSLRTPYRPEMAADYDHVFWSGPLDGFFGYSLGRLGYRTLDFQRFEHDGDYQGCAVMNYGDREVPYTRITEHKHFAPWEEHRKSVCYREFSRAAGPDDIPYYPIRLVDEMTLLENYVRLAEATPGVTFVGRLGTYRYLDMDITIREALDTAADFLGRLAAGREPARFSRPPI
- a CDS encoding glycosyltransferase family 2 protein — encoded protein: MLCRAPGFAGKKRADGPTRRLSCHFAVPLAASRPIDLSIIVPVYNARDHLRPLVETCLGLDRLHCEMLLADDGSSDGSAEEIERLTAAIPQVTALHKPANLGAGHARNLAWPHARGRYTLFFDADDRLHGEAIAPTLARMDAEPDIDTAMLACRYQRDAAGGFTIPGTRSCAPRISARPGCASARPK